A window of the Oryza brachyantha chromosome 5, ObraRS2, whole genome shotgun sequence genome harbors these coding sequences:
- the LOC102722861 gene encoding probable beta-1,4-xylosyltransferase GT43A — MGTAAVAPERPKQRRSSHLWKKALLHFSLCFVMGFFTGFAPSSSSSWRAGSGGGEPHHRAGGHQLAASHLAVNQQVSLVPDAAAEAAAGNGAVVDVGDDEESGPRRMLIVVTTTRSGAGERRRRRGELLRLAHTLRLVRPPVVWVVVEPAGDAAATAEVLRGTGVMYRHLAFKPEENFTTADAEAHAQRNAALAHVEKHRLSGVVHFADAAGVYDAHFFDEIRQIEAFGTWPVATMSAGQKKVVVEGPLCSDSKVIGWFSRDFNDGTTHAVTYNTEADLNPAGAAGTRAHTIDVSGFAFNSSILWDPERWGRPTSLPDTSQDSIKFVQEVVLEDRNKLKGIPSDCSQIMVWQYTMPKTHNRR, encoded by the exons ATGGGGACGGCGGCTGTGGCGCCGGAGAGGCCGAAGCAGCGGCGGAGCAGCCACCTGTGGAAGAAGGCGCTGCTCCATTTCTCACTCTGCTTCGTCATGGGCTTCTTCACCGGCTTCGCGCCCTCGTCTTCGTCGTCTTGGAGGgccggaagcggcggcggcgagccgcaccaccgcgccggcggccaccagctcgccgcgtcccACCTCGCCGTGAACCAGCAGGTCAGCCTGGTgccggatgcggcggcggaggcggcggctgggaacggcgcggtggtggacgtgggcgacgacgaggagagcGGGCCGCGGCGGATGCTGATAGtggtgacgacgacgcggtcgGGCgccggggagcggcggcggcggcgcggggagctGCTGCGGCTGGCGCACACGCTGAGGCTGGTCCGGCCGCCGGTGGtgtgggtggtggtggagccCGCGGGGgacgcggcggccaccgccgagGTGCTGCGTGGCACCGGGGTGATGTACCGCCACCTCGCCTTCAAGCCCGAGGAGAACTTCaccaccgccgacgccgaggcgcACGCGCAGCGCAACGCCGCCCTCGCCCACGTCGAGAAGCACCGCCTCTCCGGCGTCGTCCActtcgccgacgccgccggcgtctaCGACGCGCATTTCTTCGACGAGATCCGCCAGATCGA GGCGTTTGGCACATGGCCAGTAGCAACAATGTCGGCAGGCCAGAAGAAAGTGGTGGTCGAGGGCCCGCTATGCAGTGACTCAAAGGTTATTGGTTGGTTCTCGAGAGACTTCAATGATGGGACCACCCATGCAGTGACATATAACACGGAGGCGGACTTGAATCCTGCTGGTGCTGCTGGCACGCGAGCTCACACGATTGATGTCTCAGGGTTTGCATTCAACAGTTCTATTTTGTGGGATCCCGAGCGTTGGGGCAGACCAACGTCATTACCAGACACTTCACAG GATTCCATCAAGTTTGTGCAAGAGGTTGTATTGGAAGACAGGAACAAGCTAAAGGGGATTCCCTCAGATTGCTCCCAGATCATGGTTTGGCAGTATACTATGCCAAAAACTCACAATAGAAGATAG